The Trichomycterus rosablanca isolate fTriRos1 chromosome 15, fTriRos1.hap1, whole genome shotgun sequence genome contains a region encoding:
- the LOC134328443 gene encoding zinc finger protein 664-like — translation MNLAEEEHITPMDPQNEGFQKLIKKEEKYEDGSYFCEGSLIPVEYVTSEEHLTPEDQQCGGFQMKPVKKEEPEDKDELKLNKDFCCSSCPRSSTTQNQLHNHIKSSSSGTDSINTHTGEKPYQCSQCGKSFNRQSELKIHQRIHSGEKLYQCSQCGMGFNTKSGLKRHQRIHTGVKPHQCSQCGKSFIQQINLKRHQHIHTGEKPYQCSQCGKSFNTKSELKIHQRIHSGEKPYLCSQCGKSFNTKTELKIHQHIHTGEKPYHCSQCGKSFIQQGHLKTHQRIHTGEKPYQCSQCGKSFNTKTELKIHQRVHTGEKPFHCSQCGKSFIQQGHLKTHQRIHTGEKPYQCSQCGKSFNTKSELKIHQRIHTGEKPYQCSQCGKGFNQQSHLKTHQRIHLQK, via the exons atgaatTTAGCAGAAGAGGAACACATAACCCCCATGGATCcacaaaatgaaggattccagaaactaataaaaaaggaggaaaaatatgaagatggaagttacttct gtgaaggatctttaatccctgtggaatatgtcacctctgaggaacacctcaccccagaggaccaacagtgtggaggtttccagatgaagcctgtgaagaaggaagaacctgaagataaagatgaactca aactgaacaaggatttctgctgctcctcgtgtccacgttcctctacaacccaaaatcagctccacaatcacatcaagagct cgtcctctggtactgacaGCATTAAtactcacactggagagaaaccatatcagtgctcacaatgtggaaagagttttaatagacagagtgagctcaaaatacaccagcgcattcacagtggagagaaattgtatcagtgctcacagtgtgggatgggctttaatacaaagagtggtctaaaaagacaccagcgcattcacactggagtcaAACcacatcagtgttcacagtgtggaaaaagttttattcaacagattaatctcaaaagacaccagcacattcacactggagagaaaccgtatcagtgctcacaatgtggaaagagttttaatacaaagagtgagctcaaaatacaccagcgcattcacagtggagagaaaccgtatctgtgctcacagtgtgggaagagttttaatacaaagactgagctcaaaatacaccagcacattcacactggagagaaaccgtatcactgttcacagtgtggaaaaagttttattcaacagggtcatctcaaaacacaccagcgcattcacactggagagaaaccgtatcagtgctcacagtgtgggaagagttttaatacaaagactgagctcaaaatacaccagcgcgttcacaccggagagaaaccgtttcactgttcacagtgtggaaaaagttttattcaacagggtcatctcaaaacacaccagcgcattcacactggagagaaaccgtatcagtgctcacagtgtgggaagagttttaatacaaagagtgagctgaaaatacaccagcgcattcacactggagagaaaccgtatcagtgttcacagtgtggaaaaggttttaatcaacagagtcatctcaaaacacaccagcgcattcacttacagaaatga